From the genome of Nicotiana sylvestris chromosome 2, ASM39365v2, whole genome shotgun sequence, one region includes:
- the LOC104232455 gene encoding MYB-like transcription factor EOBI — MDNKRTCNSHDVEVRKGPWTMEEDLILINYIANHGEGVWNSLARSAGLKRTGKSCRLRWLNYLRPDVRRGNITPEEQLLIMELHAKWGNRWSKIAKHLPGRTDNEIKNYWRTRIQKHIKQADEGMNIRPSSNSENNHHQQASTSQVSTENNTIETYSPSSYNGNNMGTTNFQANFPAETNENIWSMEDLWSMQLLNDATN, encoded by the exons ATGGATAATAAAAGAACATGCAATTCTCACGATGTTGAAGTTAGGAAAGGTCCTTGGACTATGGAAGAAGATTTGATTCTCATCAATTATATAGCTAATCATGGTGAAGGTGTTTGGAATTCCCTTGCTCGATCTGCTG GTCTGAAGCGTACCGGAAAAAGTTGTAGACTCCGGTGGCTAAACTATCTCCGGCCGGATGTTCGGAGGGGAAATATTACACCTGAAGAACAGCTCTTGATTATGGAACTGCATGCCAAATGGGGAAACAG GTGGTCAAAAATTGCAAAGCATTTGCCAGGAAGAACAGATAACGAGATAAAGAACTACTGGAGGACAAGGATTCAAAAGCACATTAAACAAGCAGATGAAGGCATGAATATTAGACCATCATCAAATTCTGAGAACAACCATCATCAACAAGCAAGCACAAGCCAAGTTTCTACTGAAAATAATACCATTGAAACCTACTCTCCATCATCTTACAATGGAAATAATATGGGCACAACTAATTTTCAGGCCAATTTTCCAGCTGAAACAAATGAAAATATTTGGAGCATGGAGGACCTTTGGTCCATGCAATTGCTTAATGATGCAACCAACTAA